The genomic DNA GTATTTCAGAATCCAACGACAGTTTATActagaataaaaatgactCAGTATGTAATACCTGAAATTGCAGCCTTCAATTTGTTGGGcgatgaaaaatctgaaaagaaTACAGAGCGTTTAATAAAACCTGTTTCGCATTTAAAAAGCCGAGTTACTTTCACGATGATAACAGATGACATACAATTGCCTGCACAAAACTTACCATTGGAACTAGCAAGACACATAAGGTGTGACATGTTATCATTATAAATTATGCCGGTCAGCCTTCATTCATACATCactaaaataaaagttatattgCACAACTTTTTACAGCATAACACGAGATGGAATGTACTTGCCAATCGTGAACTACGATTTTCTCCAAACTCGGCATAgagatttgataaaaatattacctGAAAGTGATACCATGAATGTTACTGTGTTTTACACACCTATTTCAATTGGCAAATTGAGATTAATATTGCATGTAGAGGCTGCTATGCAGGGACTGAAAGGTCTGGGTTTTTCGGACAAAGACGTAGATGAAGTGAAGGGCATTTTTGCTGATACTAACGTGTATCTTCTAGgtggaacaatttttattgctgCAGTACACGTAAGTTCACTTATTTGACGATATTGGTTGTTGGTTTGTTTCACTGAAATTTATGTATTCCGTTTTTTCAGCTTTTATTTGACTTTCTTGCATTTAAAAATGACGTCAGCTTCTGGCGTGGCAAAAATAATTTAGCAGGGTTGAGTGTGCGTACTGTAGTTTGGCGAGCCTTTAGTCAAGCAGTCATATTCCTTTATCTTCTTGACGAGCAATCATCTATGCTCGTTCTTATTCCAGCTGGTATTGGTACAATTATCGAGGTAAATTCGTtacttgaataaatttgagtTAACAATATGTGATTGTACATTTTTTGGGGATACAAAAAGTTTCCTTAAGAATGATTTGGGATTCTGAAATTTAAAGACGCGAAGGCATGATAATTGTTTCTATGCACTATATTTGCAGTTCTggaaatccaaaaaaatattgaaggcCGAATTCGTTACTGACCAAGGCTGGTTACCacgaattaaatttgaaaagattgaATCCAGCTCTGCTGAAGAGAAAACACGTAAATTTGATGCCGAAAGTATGAAGTATCTGTCCTATCTTTTATATCCTTTAGTAACTGGTGGAGCAGTGTATTCGTTACTGTACCAACCTCACAAAAGGttagatataattttaaaGATTTAATCGATCCATAATATATTCAACGAGACACGTCTCAAATTGTTACTGATGAAATTTACTACTCCTTGAATATTAGTCATATTCTTtagtagattttttatttttttttttattttgattctaACACAATGGTAATTGATTCCAGCTGGTACTCGTGGAGCATAAATTCCTTGGTGAACGGTGTGTACGCATTCGGCTTCCTCTTTATGCTTCCACAATTATTTGTGAATTACAAACTCAAGTCAGTTGCTCATTTACCATGGCGGGCATTTATGTATAAAGCATTCAATACTTTCATTGACGACATTTTTGCATTTATCATAACAATGCCGACCGCGCACAGAGTTGCGTGTTTCCGTGATGATGCTGTGTTCTTAGTGTACCTGTATCAGAGATGGTGAGTTCCGTACCAAGATTGGTTTCTTAGCTTTGGCTCCCTTATATTAAGTTCTTCAGTAAGTTTGATATAATAATCCTCGATGACATTTTATGTCATATAGTGGTGTACTacagaaaaagaagataacattgttaaaattttgtagGCTTTATCCAGTTGACAAATCTCGTAGAGATGATGCAGTCTCAATTGATGAAACACCAATGGAACATGCAATGTAtgacaagaagaaaaattagtaCAAATATTGAAGACCGTTAATTAaagatattaataattatttatttattatgtctcctttaattcaatttactaACAATATGGAAAATTATATTACCACCATGTGATACTAAGTTAAACTCTAGTGCACACTTGACATTCcgtaattatttaaatcagagcaatattatattatgataTAGTTCTAATTTACATTTGTTGGTAACATATCGATTTCTTTAAGAAcacacatagatatatatttattctaaaACTCTACCAGTGGTGACCAAAGGCAAGAAGTCTTTGATATTAATATGTACGTTAAGATTGTGGTGAAGTGATTTTTAAACAtctaaaataagaaattcctTAAGGTTCCCATTACATAGATTCAATGCTAGCTATCAGTTTGCAACGTCGATAGTTATTTAGAGGCCTAATCACAgtgagttaaaaaattatcagcatCTCGTAGTTTCGGAGTATGTGTTTAAGAATTTACAACAGAAGTCTGGATTTTTATCACAATTCCAACTTTTGCTGAAGATAACTAAGAATGTAAAAGTTAGTGTGATAGTTAAATGCAGTTCCATAATATAACATTACTTTATAGCGTTATTGCTGTATTAGGAATAACTGATTTGTAACCAATGTTAGTTATCGGTTGAATAAATTGTTCCACAACGATTTTTACATGCTCGAATACTTGTTGCGACAGAAGTAATAAAGTGATTAACTGATTGATAAATATCATATGTAAAGGGTGaaagtaattgaaatttttctagaaGTTAACTTATCAGGCTTATCAGTGATGCCTTTCAAGTAATAATCTGTGATGTAATAAACTGTCACCAGGCAAAAGATTCCACAAACTTATATATCTAGCTTCCGAATGTTAACATCTATGCTGTCGATATATGTCAGATTATACAGAAATTATATATCTTGAAAAGTAATGATAATCAAcaaagtatatatttttaagcCTCTGACATCTTGATACTTCATATCTAAAGATATTGAGTTAAAGATCTTTGTAACGATAACAGCACCAGTTCTACACACTAATAACTAAGGCAAACGACTAGACACGTATGCTGAAATCAACTAATATCCAAATATCCTGTGAGTACAAAAGTACATTACAACATTGTATATTATCTTATTGTGTTTCAGTTACCATATGCTAGAGAATAGTTGTTAAATTtgtttcacagaattttttgataatgacGTGCTAGGTGAAGGTTGAAGTCTGTTTTAACAACCGGTTCTTTCATTTCGTTGTTTgacttaaaaattatttctctggCGTAAAGACGCCtcagaaaaaagtgaccaTCTTTGAAGAATTGTTAGCTTATTACGTCTTTTATAAACTCACGGAGCAAACAATTTTGCACCTTTTTTTCTCGACCTTGAGTGTATAAAGAATCATTAAGTTATGATGTTTATGCATTCACCGGGAGAGCAAAGATATACTAGAATCCTGTAATTTTCGTCAAGGCACAGAGAGCGGTAGCCACGTAATTCTGTTGACGGTTCTTCGCCACATCGTTACATAATCACACTGTGGTTGTCATTTTTTACAACTACTATAGTTTACTAGTAAAACCTTGAAAACAAACACAGCCTTACTTCCAACTCTAGGATTTTTAACCGAAGCTGGTGTAAGTTTGTGctgatgaataataaaatttcgtatTTAAGTGACATATTACCAGTTTTGTAAAATCAGATGTCTACATCGTACATGACAAAGTTCACTCGGTGAAGATACACTTTATTATTAACGTTGCGACAGCTCAGGAATTATCAGTACTGAATATACCACTTATCTCACAACGAACACCGTTGAGCCAATACTAATTTCAATCATGTTATTTAGATTACGTAGTACTAAAAGTTATGGAAAATGGGCTGGATCATAGTAGCAATTCAAATAGTTACGGTAACTATATTGCCTGTATGGATTTACTTGTGGTTGAACAAACCTGTTCAAAAGAAACTCGTTAAAAATTCTATCATCAGTCATTATACAATACCAGGTAATGAAAAAACGTCCTccctataattttatttcctcaAATATATTTCCAATGATGTTATCAAATAATGCATTTTCGTTCTACCAGAAtggaattttcatttgaagcGATGTTGGGCTGCATATTGTATAAAGGATGCGATAAGGAAAAAAGctgaaatgtcaaaaaatacgtttaaaaaagctacaattgagaaaaaagatgaCATAATGGT from Diprion similis isolate iyDipSimi1 chromosome 2, iyDipSimi1.1, whole genome shotgun sequence includes the following:
- the LOC124411876 gene encoding cleft lip and palate transmembrane protein 1-like protein, yielding MKSPSLSLLLSGVFLGYIAYSIYILSLLFVPPPCVGGQTCLTSLLHTKPKLGLHMYISTMSRPLQKELIHVYSEGIFDYSYAHDMQVTLPIPRKTRGNGTLFLHLLITPHTVEHGGTYNEVIKNPTTVYTRIKMTQYVIPEIAAFNLLGDEKSEKNTERLIKPVSHLKSRVTFTMITDDIQLPAQNLPLELARHISITRDGMYLPIVNYDFLQTRHRDLIKILPESDTMNVTVFYTPISIGKLRLILHVEAAMQGLKGLGFSDKDVDEVKGIFADTNVYLLGGTIFIAAVHLLFDFLAFKNDVSFWRGKNNLAGLSVRTVVWRAFSQAVIFLYLLDEQSSMLVLIPAGIGTIIEFWKSKKILKAEFVTDQGWLPRIKFEKIESSSAEEKTRKFDAESMKYLSYLLYPLVTGGAVYSLLYQPHKSWYSWSINSLVNGVYAFGFLFMLPQLFVNYKLKSVAHLPWRAFMYKAFNTFIDDIFAFIITMPTAHRVACFRDDAVFLVYLYQRWLYPVDKSRRDDAVSIDETPMEHAMYDKKKN